The following are encoded together in the Myxocyprinus asiaticus isolate MX2 ecotype Aquarium Trade chromosome 7, UBuf_Myxa_2, whole genome shotgun sequence genome:
- the melk gene encoding maternal embryonic leucine zipper kinase isoform X1: MPAENTSELLKHYEVYETIGSGGFAKVKLGRHLLTGEKVAIKIMVKKDLGDDLARVKIEIEAMKNLSHQHVCRLYHVIETSSKIYMVLEYCPGGELFDYIIAKDRLSEEETRVFFRQIISALAYVHSQGYAHRDLKPENLLIDEDQNLKLIDFGLCAKPKGGLGYELMTCCGSPAYAAPELIQGKAYIGSEADVWSMGVLLYALLCGFLPFDDGNCMVLYRKITRGKYSNPQWLSPASILLLNNMMQVDPKRRLTVRQLLYHPWVMKGYSTPVEWHSKHPLGHIDEDCITEMAVAFKQSRHCTIQLVSEWKYDHTTATYLLLLAKKRQGRPVRLRAECPVLDPTYSPLLDIQLKKNLRFSEDDDGVHPVVLGSMVFPPDCYDDENPWTPLMPKNTHTTNTPRMKHTSETSEKRNELGHSPFIDQGRPRPYKPETRDRMRENKENLAMTSTNGDVFALPPPRTPMCSRKARPNRTEVTTPNNITNTSSDTNKGVGSASKDMSQRRNLDQQQSSQQGELEILAFSPERRSRSLDLAGCKVDSGPKRKGAKVFGSLERGLDKVITMLTPSKKRGPRDGPRKIKAQYNVTLTSQTNADQVLNQILSVLPEKNVDFVQKGYTLKCHTQSDFGKVTTQFELEVCILQKPEVVGIRRQRLKGDAWVYKHLVEDILSTSSI, translated from the exons ATGCCTGCAGAAAACACCTCTGAACTTCTCAAGCACTATGAGGTTTACGAAACCATTGGCTCAG GGGGGTTTGCCAAGGTTAAACTTGGCAGGCACTTATTGACAGGAGAGAAAGTGGCCATCAAAATAATGGTGAAGAAAGACCTAGGG GATGACCTGGCACGAGTTAAAATAGAGATTGAGGCTATGAAGAACCTCAGTCATCAACATGTATGTCGTCTGTACCATGTGATTGAGACATCCAGTAAGATCTACATGGTGCTTGAG TACTGTCCTGGAGGAGAACTGTTTGATTACATTATTGCTAAAGACCGGTTATCAGAGGAGGAGACTCGAGTTTTTTTCCGTCAGATCATCTCTGCTTTGGCTTATGTTCACAGCCAGGGCTATGCCCACAGGGACCTCAAACCA GAAAACCTACTAATTGATGAGGATCAGAACCTGAAACTCATTGACTTTGGCCTCTGTGCCAAACCGAAG GGTGGTTTGGGTTATGAACTGATGACCTGCTGTGGCAGTCCAGCATACGCAGCTCCTGAGCTCATTCAGGGCAAGGCGTACATTGGCTCTGAG gctgATGTGTGGAGTATGGGTGTGTTGCTCTATGCTTTGCTGTGTGGTTTTCTACCATTTGATGATGGCAATTGTATGGTCCTCTACAGAAAAATCACA AGAGGCAAATACAGTAACCCACAATGGCTTTCACCTGCTAGTATTCTGCTTCTAAACAATATGATGCAG GTGGACCCAAAGAGGCGTTTGACAGTTAGACAGTTGCTTTATCACCCCTGGGTTATGAAGGGTTACAGCACACCAGTGGAGTGGCACAGTAAACATCCT TTGGGTCACATAGATGAAGACTGTATTACTGAAATGGCAGTGGCTTTCAAACAGTCCAGACATTGCACAATCCAGCTTGTATCAGAG TGGAAGTATGACCACACTACAGCCACCTACCTTTTACTGCTGGCTAAAAAGCGTCAGGGTCGTCCTGTGCGTCTGAGAGCAGAATGCCCTGTGCTTGACCCGACCTACTCCCCTTTATTGGACATACAA CTGAAGAAGAATCTACGCTTCAGTGAGGATGATGATGGTGTTCACCCAGTGGTGCTTGGCTCTATGGTCTTCCCCCCTGATTGCTACGATGACGAGAATCCCTGGACCCCTCTCATGCCCAAGAACACACATACCACAAACACTCCACGCATG AAACATACCTCTGAAACATCAGAGAAGCGGAATGAATTAGGCCACTCCCCCTTCATAGACCAAGGCAGGCCCCGCCCATATAAGCCAGAGACGCGTGATAGGATGAGAGAAAATAAAGAGAATCTTGCCATGACcagcacaaatggagatgtttttgCTCTTCCTCCGCCCCGAACTCCAATGTGCAGTAGAAAAGCCAGACCCAACAGAACTGAAGTAACAACACCCAACAACATTACAAACACGAGCAGTGACACAAATAAAG GAGTGGGCAGTGCTTCTAAAGACATGTCCCAAAGGAGAAACCTGGACCAACAGCAGAGCAGCCAGCAAGGAGAGCTGGAGATACTGGCTTTCAGCCCTGAGAGGAG GTCTCGATCTCTGGACCTGGCAGGCTGTAAGGTGGACAGTGGACCGAAGAGAAAGGGTGCGAAGGTGTTCGGCAGTCTGGAGAGAGGCCTTGATAAAGTTATCACAATGCTAACACCCAGCAAGAAGAGAGGACCGCGGGACGGGCCACGCAAAATTAAG GCTCAATACAACGTGACACTCACCAGTCAGACTAATGCCGACCAAGTGCTCAATCAGATTCTCAGTGTCTTACCAGAGAAGAATGTGGACTTCGTTCAGAAGGG CTATACTCTGAAGTGCCACACACAGTCAGACTTTGGGAAGGTGACCACGCAGTTTGAGCTTGAGGTATGTATCCTACAGAAGCCAGAGGTGGTCGGGATCCGTCGGCAACGGCTCAAAGGTGACGCTTGGGTGTACAAACATCTGGTAGAGGACATCCTGTCCACATCCAGCATCTGA
- the melk gene encoding maternal embryonic leucine zipper kinase isoform X2, producing MPAENTSELLKHYEVYETIGSGGFAKVKLGRHLLTGEKVAIKIMVKKDLGDDLARVKIEIEAMKNLSHQHVCRLYHVIETSSKIYMVLEYCPGGELFDYIIAKDRLSEEETRVFFRQIISALAYVHSQGYAHRDLKPENLLIDEDQNLKLIDFGLCAKPKGGLGYELMTCCGSPAYAAPELIQGKAYIGSEADVWSMGVLLYALLCGFLPFDDGNCMVLYRKITRGKYSNPQWLSPASILLLNNMMQVDPKRRLTVRQLLYHPWVMKGYSTPVEWHSKHPLGHIDEDCITEMAVAFKQSRHCTIQLVSEWKYDHTTATYLLLLAKKRQGRPVRLRAECPVLDPTYSPLLDIQLKKNLRFSEDDDGVHPVVLGSMVFPPDCYDDENPWTPLMPKNTHTTNTPRMKHTSETSEKRNELGHSPFIDQGRPRPYKPETRDRMRENKENLAMTSTNGDVFALPPPRTPMCSRKARPNRTEVTTPNNITNTSSDTNKGVGSASKDMSQRRNLDQQQSSQQGELEILAFSPERRFLEEDLNSVGPFYASEWWPEL from the exons ATGCCTGCAGAAAACACCTCTGAACTTCTCAAGCACTATGAGGTTTACGAAACCATTGGCTCAG GGGGGTTTGCCAAGGTTAAACTTGGCAGGCACTTATTGACAGGAGAGAAAGTGGCCATCAAAATAATGGTGAAGAAAGACCTAGGG GATGACCTGGCACGAGTTAAAATAGAGATTGAGGCTATGAAGAACCTCAGTCATCAACATGTATGTCGTCTGTACCATGTGATTGAGACATCCAGTAAGATCTACATGGTGCTTGAG TACTGTCCTGGAGGAGAACTGTTTGATTACATTATTGCTAAAGACCGGTTATCAGAGGAGGAGACTCGAGTTTTTTTCCGTCAGATCATCTCTGCTTTGGCTTATGTTCACAGCCAGGGCTATGCCCACAGGGACCTCAAACCA GAAAACCTACTAATTGATGAGGATCAGAACCTGAAACTCATTGACTTTGGCCTCTGTGCCAAACCGAAG GGTGGTTTGGGTTATGAACTGATGACCTGCTGTGGCAGTCCAGCATACGCAGCTCCTGAGCTCATTCAGGGCAAGGCGTACATTGGCTCTGAG gctgATGTGTGGAGTATGGGTGTGTTGCTCTATGCTTTGCTGTGTGGTTTTCTACCATTTGATGATGGCAATTGTATGGTCCTCTACAGAAAAATCACA AGAGGCAAATACAGTAACCCACAATGGCTTTCACCTGCTAGTATTCTGCTTCTAAACAATATGATGCAG GTGGACCCAAAGAGGCGTTTGACAGTTAGACAGTTGCTTTATCACCCCTGGGTTATGAAGGGTTACAGCACACCAGTGGAGTGGCACAGTAAACATCCT TTGGGTCACATAGATGAAGACTGTATTACTGAAATGGCAGTGGCTTTCAAACAGTCCAGACATTGCACAATCCAGCTTGTATCAGAG TGGAAGTATGACCACACTACAGCCACCTACCTTTTACTGCTGGCTAAAAAGCGTCAGGGTCGTCCTGTGCGTCTGAGAGCAGAATGCCCTGTGCTTGACCCGACCTACTCCCCTTTATTGGACATACAA CTGAAGAAGAATCTACGCTTCAGTGAGGATGATGATGGTGTTCACCCAGTGGTGCTTGGCTCTATGGTCTTCCCCCCTGATTGCTACGATGACGAGAATCCCTGGACCCCTCTCATGCCCAAGAACACACATACCACAAACACTCCACGCATG AAACATACCTCTGAAACATCAGAGAAGCGGAATGAATTAGGCCACTCCCCCTTCATAGACCAAGGCAGGCCCCGCCCATATAAGCCAGAGACGCGTGATAGGATGAGAGAAAATAAAGAGAATCTTGCCATGACcagcacaaatggagatgtttttgCTCTTCCTCCGCCCCGAACTCCAATGTGCAGTAGAAAAGCCAGACCCAACAGAACTGAAGTAACAACACCCAACAACATTACAAACACGAGCAGTGACACAAATAAAG GAGTGGGCAGTGCTTCTAAAGACATGTCCCAAAGGAGAAACCTGGACCAACAGCAGAGCAGCCAGCAAGGAGAGCTGGAGATACTGGCTTTCAGCCCTGAGAGGAG atttttagaagaagatctcaactctgttggtccattctatgcaagtgaatggtggccagaactttga